The genomic interval AAGTTAATGTGTGTGGTTTGATAAACTATACTGGATTCCTCTAAGACTATAATCATAACTAGGATCAACTTTCTTCATCCAAAATTGCTCTCAGTTCACATATAtcgaaatataaaatatacctCTCAATATATTCATGGTCAATTGTTGACCTACCCTTAAGCCCACCTGAAGAATTTTATGGTATAACAGCAAAGTATCACAATAAAAGCCTTCATGAGTTCGAATTTCATGGCATTTACTCCAAGAGATAGCTTACAAGGGAATGATATTTCTCTACTTCTACACAAACATTCTTCTAATGCAAACATTGACTCGGGGAAATTTCGCTCAGATTTTACTTCTTCCAGTGCTGGTGCtgaacttaaataataataataataataataaaacagaaTTGACTGCTTACTTGTAATTTCTCAAATCCCAACCTGCTAAATTTGCTGCTTGTGTCAGTGCTTTCTTCCATAGTTTTATCCTGCTCTGTTGGTCAGAAATGACTTCGAAAGAAATATCTTCGGTGTCACGTAAAAATGAGGGGCCAATATCATAAAACACTGGCATAACCACTTGTCCTCTAAAAGCATGGCATTCCATGATTTTGAGGAGTTCATCAAGACACCATGTAGAGTGAATGTAGTTTTGGGAGAAAACAATAATGGTTATTTGAGATCCTTCTATTGCATGCAACAGTTCAGATTTCAGCTCTTCTCCCTTATCAAGCTTCTCATCGTCCAGAAAAGCGTTGACTCCAGTGTCTTTGAGGGCAGAATAGAGATGGGAAACGAAATTCCTCCGAGTGTCTTCTCCCCTAAAACTGATGAAGACATCATATGTGAACTggggttttgattttgattttgaccTTGATTTTGAGAAGGATGACGACGAAGAATAAGAAGGCATTGGCTGAATTCGATGAAAAACGACCAAGCCagtaaaagtgaaaaaacatgttttttcattttgttgttttttttacaacttaTATGAGGGTCTGAATGCCTCATAACTCTGGCTGTTAACGAAACTACAACGATGTTTCCGAAGCAAATGACCAAagtctattttgtttttcttgcttttcggGTTTTACTAGGAAGCAAAATAGCAATCACAAAGCTAGAAAGAAATAATAGCTGGCACAGCTCAGTTTCAATTTCGCTTGTAGATATTTAGTGTATAATTATTAGGAAGATTAGAAAAGTAACAACTGAAGCAAAAGTCGCACCACTTGTTGCCAGTATAAATAATAGAGGATacttaaaaataccaaaaaaaataaaaataaataacaataataagtaAAACAATAGACTGTACCCTACACAAAAGAGGGAAATGCCCATAAACCAATATTTTCAGACAAAAAAATCACAACAGGAACGAAAAATCTAGTAATCTAATCTAATAAATACTTTTcgccaataataaataatgcatATATCTCAAGTTTTCGTCAACGTATCTAAGGATTAATAGAGAATTCTTTTCATTAACAACGTGAATCCTAACACAAGAAAACTCTAATGGCttgcacaataaaaataataacataaatgaaataattggtataaaatttcttcttcaaatatttttttttttctgtatagACACATTGGTTaccattttcttcctttttctctcttgtggtGGACCAGAGGCATAGTATTTCTGTTACTACATTAACAAGgaaacataataaaattcatttctatTTCCATTAATGACCTAGTAGtgtaatatcaaatatttatattttcaacacaataaattaatttatttttagaaaatctaaaaaataattattaaataaaaaaacaaaaataacttttggtCTTTGGAGTAGGAGGCAACAGATTTCCTCTGCGGCCTCCAGTCCTTTGCCTCTTCCAACTTCATACAAAAAAACAGAGACCATCATTACGGGTTCCTCACATTTTATCTCGCCCATCCATCACCaacaattcattttttcttctacaACACATCCACACAGATTCGTTTCATCTTTTACCTATAACTTCTAACAATAAACTTAAATGTTCTAGCACAAAACGAGCAAGCTGATCCCCTTGTTTGATGCCTCTTTGCATAACAAACTCCATAGTAGGGCTTTTATTGACAGAAATAGATACAGAGCATGAtccaaaataacatttttcataaaagcgTAGTCTTCTAAGCATGTAGAGAAGAAATCCCCAAGAGTTTATACATGCAACTTACTAGAGATACGAGTCTGTAATCAGTAAATCTCTAGGGATTCTCCCCCTTACGAATGAGTGATATGAATGATGAGTTGCTTCCTCTTGGCAGAGGTCCATGAAAGTGAAATTCAACTAAAAGCCTTTTTAAGGATTGCCAAAATTACTTAGAAAAAATGGATATAtctaattttacattaaacaaATCAAAACTGAGTAACAACGacaactgaaattaaaatttggttCATTTAGTCTTAAATAATGGGACGGGGCTATGGTGCTTATTATGTTGAAACGGAAACAGAAACTACATAGCATAtagcaaagaaaaacacaacaatatcaaataacatATACCTTTAatgcatgtattttttttagaggATTTCTTAATGGGATATTATATgctaaaagggaaaaaaattgacaaaagtaacttgaaaacaaatacaataaacAGTACAAGTGAAGACAAGGAAGCACAATATGAGGAGTGAGAAACAGGactaaaataaacaagaatttCTTAACTATAAGCTATACGAAAAACAAGGAAAggatggaaaaaaaatgaattgcaATTAAGGGCACAGATTAATTCCACAAGTAAAGGGATCCTGCAGTTCCCATAGAAGATAAATGACTTGCCAG from Vigna radiata var. radiata cultivar VC1973A chromosome 9, Vradiata_ver6, whole genome shotgun sequence carries:
- the LOC111242500 gene encoding TMV resistance protein N-like — its product is MPSYSSSSSFSKSRSKSKSKPQFTYDVFISFRGEDTRRNFVSHLYSALKDTGVNAFLDDEKLDKGEELKSELLHAIEGSQITIIVFSQNYIHSTWCLDELLKIMECHAFRGQVVMPVFYDIGPSFLRDTEDISFEVISDQQSRIKLWKKALTQAANLAGWDLRNYK